The Pseudoalteromonas translucida KMM 520 genome has a window encoding:
- the zapE gene encoding cell division protein ZapE, which yields MTPWQTYQQDLKRDDFVYDAAQENAVRHLQRLYDDLTQAKPQPTGFFAKLFNKTEPAPIKGLYFWGGVGRGKTYLVDTFYEALPGQRKMRVHFHRFMHRVHDELKKLNKKANPLEIVADIFKAETDIICFDEFYVQDITDAMLLGGLMEALFARGIVLVATSNIIPDELYRNGLQRARFLPAIALVNANTEIVNVDSGIDYRLRTLEQAEIFHSPLDEQADKNLFEYFDKLSHEQGKSNTAIEIEGRMIKTRKVSDCIVMFEFSELCETARSQVDYMEISRLYNTVILSNVKQFGQVNDDAARRFIALVDEFYERHVTLIISAEKPITELYTQGNLSFEFKRCISRLQEMQSLEYLAKEHLA from the coding sequence ATGACTCCTTGGCAAACATACCAGCAAGACCTCAAGCGTGATGACTTTGTATACGACGCAGCACAAGAAAATGCTGTACGTCATTTACAGCGCTTATATGATGATTTAACTCAAGCAAAACCGCAACCTACCGGTTTTTTTGCAAAACTATTTAATAAAACAGAGCCTGCACCTATAAAAGGTTTGTATTTTTGGGGCGGGGTAGGGCGTGGTAAAACGTATTTAGTTGATACCTTTTATGAAGCACTACCGGGGCAGCGAAAAATGCGCGTGCATTTTCACCGCTTTATGCACCGAGTACATGACGAGCTTAAAAAATTAAATAAAAAAGCAAACCCACTAGAAATAGTAGCTGATATTTTTAAAGCCGAAACCGATATAATTTGTTTTGATGAATTTTACGTTCAAGACATTACCGATGCTATGTTACTCGGTGGCTTAATGGAAGCACTGTTTGCTCGTGGCATAGTGTTAGTTGCTACGTCGAATATTATTCCCGATGAGTTGTATCGAAATGGCTTACAGCGCGCGCGCTTTTTGCCCGCTATTGCGCTTGTTAATGCTAATACAGAAATAGTAAACGTCGATTCGGGCATAGATTACAGATTAAGAACCTTAGAGCAGGCAGAGATATTTCACAGTCCACTCGATGAGCAGGCCGATAAAAACTTATTTGAATACTTTGATAAGTTATCACACGAACAGGGTAAATCTAATACCGCCATTGAAATTGAAGGGCGCATGATTAAAACCCGTAAAGTATCTGATTGTATTGTTATGTTTGAGTTTAGCGAGTTATGTGAAACCGCGCGTAGCCAGGTAGATTACATGGAAATTAGCCGCTTATATAACACGGTTATTTTGTCTAACGTAAAGCAATTTGGGCAAGTGAACGACGACGCAGCAAGACGCTTTATTGCATTAGTAGATGAATTTTACGAACGCCACGTGACTTTAATAATTTCGGCAGAAAAACCCATTACTGAGCTCTATACTCAAGGTAATTTAAGCTTTGAGTTTAAACGCTGCATAAGTCGCTTACAAGAAATGCAGTCGCTAGAGTATTTAGCGAAAGAGCATTTAGCGTAA
- the mlaE gene encoding lipid asymmetry maintenance ABC transporter permease subunit MlaE, translating to MLNFLQKIGHKTLGRFAALGRSAHMLFGALVHIPNFKKGTPLLIRQLYMVGSQSLLIIVVSGLFIGMVLALQGYTVLVGYGAEDSLGPLVALSLLRELGPVVTALLFAGRAGSALTAEIGLMKATEQLSSLEMMAIDPLKRIIAPRFWAGLISMPLLALIFSAVAIIGAHLVGVDWLGVDTGSFWSIMQSQVSFQQDILNGIIKSVVFAIVVTWIALYKGYDCVPTSEGISKATTETVVHSSLAVLGFDFLLTAVMFTN from the coding sequence ATGTTGAATTTTCTGCAAAAAATAGGGCATAAAACACTAGGTCGTTTTGCAGCGCTAGGGCGCTCAGCACATATGTTATTTGGTGCACTTGTACACATACCTAATTTTAAAAAAGGCACCCCCTTACTCATTCGCCAGCTTTATATGGTGGGCTCACAATCGTTGCTCATTATTGTGGTGTCGGGGTTGTTTATTGGCATGGTATTAGCGCTGCAAGGCTATACAGTGCTGGTTGGTTATGGTGCTGAAGATAGCTTAGGTCCTTTAGTTGCACTGAGTTTACTTAGAGAGCTTGGCCCTGTGGTTACTGCATTGCTATTTGCTGGGCGGGCGGGCAGTGCGCTCACCGCTGAAATTGGCTTAATGAAAGCAACCGAGCAATTATCATCACTCGAAATGATGGCCATTGATCCATTGAAACGTATAATTGCACCGCGTTTTTGGGCTGGTTTAATAAGTATGCCGTTGTTAGCATTAATATTTTCGGCAGTGGCTATTATTGGCGCTCATTTAGTTGGCGTTGATTGGCTAGGCGTTGATACCGGAAGTTTTTGGTCAATTATGCAATCACAAGTTTCGTTTCAACAAGACATACTCAACGGCATAATTAAAAGCGTTGTATTTGCTATTGTAGTGACCTGGATCGCCCTTTATAAAGGATATGATTGTGTGCCAACTTCTGAGGGGATCAGTAAAGCAACCACAGAAACCGTGGTGCACTCATCTTTAGCAGTGTTAGGGTTTGACTTTCTTTTGACAGCGGTAATGTTTACCAACTAG
- a CDS encoding YhcB family protein, which yields MGTFTWVGLVIIVAIAAFFIGAFVTKKQFKHDELEEQVEQAKNTLEQYRQDVADHLANTGKLVTKMKDNYDQLLSHVEETNQLLLEDRNKAPAEPFFSKEMTQQLQASLKERRSDRSNADAQPADYVSGESGLFAGEAKSSTVS from the coding sequence ATGGGTACATTTACATGGGTCGGTTTAGTCATTATTGTTGCTATAGCCGCATTTTTCATCGGTGCATTTGTCACTAAAAAACAGTTCAAGCATGATGAATTAGAAGAGCAGGTTGAACAAGCAAAAAATACGCTAGAGCAATATCGACAAGATGTAGCTGATCACTTAGCGAATACTGGTAAGTTAGTAACTAAAATGAAAGACAATTACGATCAGTTACTTAGTCATGTTGAAGAAACTAATCAGTTGTTACTAGAGGACAGAAATAAAGCACCTGCTGAACCTTTTTTCTCTAAAGAGATGACTCAGCAGTTACAAGCATCACTTAAAGAGCGCCGCTCAGATCGCTCTAACGCCGATGCACAGCCGGCTGATTACGTATCGGGTGAGTCTGGTTTGTTTGCTGGTGAAGCAAAATCTTCAACAGTATCTTGA
- a CDS encoding trypsin-like peptidase domain-containing protein, whose amino-acid sequence MLKILKFILPPLFAGLGIAFLVVFFSPNMRTALLPNVPLPSAMSSNHLSFSDAVKRAAPSVVTVFSESISKEPRYKRQNTVQELGSGVIMSQDGYILTNYHVINNADQILVILTDGRRFFDVQLIGFDTITDLALLKINADHLPVIPVNDNYSSSVGDIVLAIGNPLNLGQTITQGIISATGKQKITDSPYNNLLQMDAAINVGNSGGALVNSNGDLVGITSAQFKTRENLNIQGIFFAVPYSLVKEVMAKLIRHGRVVRGYLGFEGTAVDSTGKEVNDSLTPVAGMRITNLDPLGPAWQAGIEEQDIVIEIAGLSVANPQKVLEKIGNTEPGKEIEFELYRNGKIEKIMVTVAELETKL is encoded by the coding sequence GTGCTAAAAATCTTAAAATTTATACTCCCGCCTCTATTTGCAGGCCTAGGCATTGCTTTTTTAGTGGTTTTTTTTAGCCCTAATATGCGCACTGCATTGCTACCTAATGTGCCACTGCCCAGTGCTATGAGTAGCAACCATTTAAGCTTTTCAGATGCGGTTAAGCGTGCGGCTCCTTCGGTTGTCACCGTTTTTTCAGAAAGTATTTCTAAAGAACCACGCTATAAACGACAAAACACCGTACAAGAACTAGGTTCGGGCGTGATCATGTCGCAAGATGGCTATATTCTTACCAATTATCATGTGATTAATAATGCCGATCAAATACTGGTTATATTAACCGATGGCCGACGCTTTTTTGATGTACAGCTTATTGGTTTTGATACTATTACTGACCTTGCACTCTTAAAAATTAATGCCGATCACTTACCTGTTATTCCTGTTAACGATAACTACTCATCAAGTGTTGGCGACATTGTGCTGGCCATTGGTAACCCTTTAAATTTAGGGCAAACCATTACCCAAGGCATTATTAGCGCCACCGGCAAACAAAAAATTACCGACAGCCCTTATAATAATTTATTGCAAATGGACGCAGCTATTAATGTAGGCAATTCGGGCGGTGCATTAGTTAATTCCAATGGTGATTTAGTCGGGATTACTTCTGCGCAATTTAAAACTCGCGAAAACTTAAACATACAGGGGATATTTTTTGCGGTTCCTTACTCTTTAGTTAAAGAGGTTATGGCTAAACTAATTCGCCATGGCCGAGTGGTTCGTGGCTACTTAGGCTTTGAGGGGACAGCTGTAGATAGCACAGGCAAAGAAGTAAACGACAGCCTGACGCCTGTAGCCGGTATGCGTATTACTAACTTAGATCCACTAGGCCCAGCTTGGCAGGCAGGTATTGAAGAGCAAGATATTGTTATTGAAATTGCAGGACTTTCGGTAGCAAACCCACAAAAAGTGTTAGAAAAAATAGGCAATACCGAACCCGGTAAAGAAATAGAGTTTGAGCTGTACCGCAATGGTAAAATAGAAAAAATAATGGTGACGGTTGCAGAGCTTGAAACTAAGCTTTAA
- a CDS encoding STAS domain-containing protein, whose translation MTKLVISQVDEQHFRVSGELTRSSIGDEKHLGSQAITKHKICYFDLSDVSRVDTAGLAWLIHTFAQYKQQGIRLELQNPPEQLQNLMQLGQVTTLFE comes from the coding sequence ATGACTAAGTTGGTGATAAGCCAAGTTGATGAGCAACATTTTCGAGTTAGTGGTGAGCTTACTCGAAGTTCAATTGGCGATGAAAAGCACCTGGGCAGTCAGGCAATAACCAAGCATAAAATCTGCTACTTTGATCTTAGTGACGTATCTAGGGTTGACACAGCAGGCTTAGCTTGGTTAATTCACACTTTTGCGCAGTACAAGCAACAAGGCATTCGCCTTGAGTTGCAAAATCCACCTGAACAATTGCAAAATTTAATGCAATTGGGTCAAGTTACAACCCTATTTGAGTGA
- the mlaD gene encoding outer membrane lipid asymmetry maintenance protein MlaD, with product MNSRKLEILVGFFVALGILAFAMLALKVANTGISGSGDTYTLNAKFENIGSLKPRAPIKVGGVVIGRVESIYVHPQEFLPVVNMTIDAQYLCRFSDTSSISILTSGILGEQYLGINPVIAPESAEQRCLGLTVVHNEQDQAIDDLFGVESKALGNGGSITDTKSALVLEELIGQFLFNQGSE from the coding sequence ATGAATTCACGGAAATTAGAGATTTTAGTTGGTTTTTTTGTCGCACTAGGCATTTTAGCATTTGCTATGCTTGCGCTTAAAGTGGCCAACACTGGTATTAGTGGCTCAGGTGACACATATACACTTAATGCTAAATTTGAAAACATAGGATCATTAAAACCCCGTGCACCCATTAAAGTGGGCGGTGTGGTTATTGGCCGGGTAGAATCTATTTATGTTCATCCACAAGAGTTTTTACCGGTTGTTAATATGACCATTGATGCACAGTATTTATGTCGTTTTTCAGATACTAGCTCAATCTCAATTTTAACCTCAGGTATTTTAGGTGAGCAGTACTTAGGAATTAACCCTGTTATTGCACCAGAATCAGCAGAGCAGCGTTGTTTAGGCTTAACAGTGGTACATAACGAACAAGATCAAGCAATTGATGATTTATTTGGCGTAGAAAGTAAAGCGCTAGGTAACGGTGGGTCTATTACCGATACTAAGTCTGCCTTAGTGCTAGAAGAATTAATTGGGCAGTTTTTATTCAACCAAGGTAGTGAGTAA
- a CDS encoding ATP-binding cassette domain-containing protein, whose protein sequence is MESDLSQSIVEVKDVCFSRGDRIIYKNMSFSVPKGKITAIMGPSGIGKTTMLRLIGGQLKPDSGDILFEGNSIPKMSRKALYEARTKMSMLFQSGALFTDMSVFDNIAFPIREHTKLSEDLIRLVVLMKLQAVGLRGAKDLMPSELSGGMARRAALARSIALDPELIMYDEPFAGQDPISMGVLVKLIKSLNEVLGLSSLIVTHDVKEVMSIADHVIIIADQGVIGSGTPEQMRQHESPLVQQFLKGLSDGPVPFHFPAQTYADELLGENK, encoded by the coding sequence ATGGAGAGCGACTTGTCGCAATCAATAGTAGAAGTCAAGGATGTTTGCTTTTCAAGGGGCGATAGAATCATATATAAAAATATGAGTTTTAGTGTTCCTAAAGGTAAAATCACTGCCATTATGGGGCCAAGCGGCATTGGTAAAACTACCATGCTACGTTTAATTGGCGGTCAGCTAAAGCCTGACTCGGGTGATATTTTATTTGAAGGCAATAGTATTCCAAAAATGTCACGTAAAGCACTATATGAAGCGCGTACCAAAATGAGTATGCTTTTTCAAAGTGGTGCATTATTTACTGACATGTCGGTATTCGATAATATTGCTTTTCCGATTCGAGAGCACACTAAGCTAAGTGAAGATCTTATTCGCTTAGTAGTATTAATGAAGTTACAAGCTGTGGGTTTACGAGGCGCCAAAGATTTAATGCCGTCGGAGTTGTCAGGTGGTATGGCTCGCCGTGCAGCTTTAGCCCGCTCTATAGCACTTGACCCTGAATTAATTATGTATGATGAGCCATTTGCAGGCCAAGACCCTATTTCTATGGGAGTATTGGTAAAGCTTATAAAGTCACTCAATGAAGTGCTTGGTTTATCGTCTTTAATTGTGACCCATGATGTGAAAGAAGTCATGAGCATTGCCGATCACGTTATAATAATTGCCGATCAAGGTGTTATTGGCAGTGGAACGCCAGAACAAATGCGTCAACATGAATCGCCTTTGGTACAGCAGTTTTTAAAAGGCTTATCGGATGGTCCTGTGCCATTTCATTTCCCGGCACAAACATATGCAGATGAGTTGCTTGGAGAGAATAAATGA
- a CDS encoding BolA family protein codes for METSQVEILLRDELQLAEVHVKANGSHYEVIAVGECFDGLSRVKKQQLVYGPLMNTISDGTIHAVSIRAFTPVEWKREQKFILPQ; via the coding sequence ATGGAAACTAGCCAAGTCGAAATATTATTACGCGATGAACTTCAATTAGCAGAAGTACATGTTAAAGCCAATGGTAGCCATTATGAAGTAATAGCTGTTGGCGAATGCTTTGACGGTTTAAGCCGAGTGAAAAAGCAACAGCTAGTTTATGGACCATTAATGAATACTATTTCAGATGGCACCATTCACGCAGTATCAATTCGCGCTTTTACTCCTGTAGAGTGGAAACGCGAGCAAAAATTTATTTTACCGCAATAA
- a CDS encoding MlaC/ttg2D family ABC transporter substrate-binding protein produces the protein MLKKFLVIAALSTLTFASGVKAADVKLIDPNKMVRQVADNTFERITKDQPLIIKNNEHLRVIVEEELMPYIDYKYAALRVLGSEVSKVRAITDEAEKARAIKDIQRFIVVFREYLVATYAGVFTQYTNQQVEFGAPQPFKGKDVVVVKTKIIEAGKPDIKIDFKVREDRSGEWRAYDMIAEGISLLDAKQSELQGILRQQGIDHVSNLLEQKSQLPVQFRGSDTND, from the coding sequence ATGTTGAAAAAGTTTTTAGTTATTGCAGCGCTTAGTACGCTAACGTTTGCATCGGGAGTTAAAGCTGCTGATGTTAAGCTAATTGATCCTAATAAAATGGTACGCCAAGTGGCAGATAATACCTTTGAGCGGATCACAAAAGATCAGCCATTAATTATTAAAAATAATGAGCACTTACGTGTCATTGTTGAAGAAGAATTAATGCCCTACATTGACTACAAATATGCGGCACTGCGAGTATTAGGCAGCGAAGTATCAAAAGTGCGTGCAATAACCGATGAAGCTGAAAAAGCGCGCGCAATTAAAGATATTCAGCGCTTTATTGTGGTATTTAGAGAGTACCTAGTAGCAACGTACGCAGGTGTTTTTACCCAATACACCAACCAACAAGTCGAGTTTGGCGCACCACAACCTTTTAAAGGTAAAGATGTGGTGGTAGTAAAAACCAAGATAATTGAAGCAGGTAAACCCGATATTAAAATTGACTTTAAAGTACGTGAAGACAGAAGTGGTGAATGGCGCGCTTACGATATGATTGCAGAAGGTATTAGCTTACTAGATGCAAAGCAAAGCGAGCTACAAGGCATATTACGTCAACAAGGTATTGACCACGTAAGTAATCTTTTAGAGCAAAAGAGCCAACTGCCAGTACAGTTTCGAGGCAGCGACACCAATGACTAA
- a CDS encoding Do family serine endopeptidase encodes MKMKLSLISAAILSTSLLLSPVTSYAKMPIAVNGQQLPTLAPMLEQITPGVVSIQVSGSKEVRRRADPLEFFFGNPQPRSQKRQFSGLGSGVIIDAKKGYVVTNNHVIQDAEKMIVTLEDGREFEATKIGTDKESDIALLQIEADDLTAVKLANSDNLRVGDFAVAIGNPFGLSHTVTSGIVSALGRSGLNIEGYEDFIQTDAAINQGNSGGALVNLNGELIGINTAILGASGGNVGIGFAIPSNMMKNLVDQIIEHGEVRRGSLGISGRPLDAGLAKAQQLDVKQGAYVMQVMDNTAASKAGIQAGDVIISINGSDISGFHELRSKIATLGEGRDVKLGIYRDGKIKTVKVTLDGASGITATGEELHPAFQGATLENVKKNNVKGIEVSTVDPRSPSARVGLEEGDIIVQVNRQRVESINDMNQIIENIKGNIVLGVKRGRESIFVLIQ; translated from the coding sequence ATGAAAATGAAATTATCACTTATCAGCGCAGCTATTCTATCTACTAGCCTATTATTGAGCCCGGTTACGTCTTACGCAAAAATGCCGATTGCAGTAAATGGCCAACAATTACCAACACTTGCGCCTATGTTAGAGCAAATAACCCCTGGTGTTGTCAGTATCCAGGTGTCGGGCTCAAAAGAAGTACGTCGCCGCGCCGATCCGCTGGAGTTCTTTTTTGGTAACCCACAACCTCGCAGTCAAAAACGTCAATTTAGCGGGTTAGGCTCAGGGGTTATTATTGATGCTAAAAAAGGTTATGTCGTCACTAACAACCATGTGATCCAAGACGCCGAAAAAATGATAGTCACCCTTGAAGACGGCCGAGAGTTTGAGGCAACCAAAATTGGCACTGATAAAGAGTCTGATATCGCCTTATTACAAATAGAGGCAGATGATTTAACCGCAGTAAAGCTAGCTAACTCTGATAATTTACGGGTGGGCGACTTTGCTGTTGCCATTGGTAACCCATTTGGTTTAAGCCATACGGTTACATCTGGCATAGTAAGCGCACTTGGTCGCAGTGGCTTAAATATTGAAGGTTACGAAGATTTCATTCAAACCGATGCCGCTATTAACCAAGGTAACTCTGGTGGTGCATTAGTTAATTTAAATGGCGAGCTAATTGGAATTAACACCGCAATTTTAGGTGCATCTGGCGGTAACGTGGGCATTGGCTTTGCTATTCCTTCCAATATGATGAAAAACTTAGTTGATCAAATTATTGAACACGGTGAAGTTCGCCGTGGCTCGCTAGGAATATCCGGTCGCCCTCTCGATGCTGGGCTTGCCAAAGCACAGCAGCTTGACGTAAAACAAGGCGCGTATGTTATGCAAGTAATGGATAACACTGCAGCCAGTAAAGCGGGTATACAAGCAGGCGATGTTATTATTAGCATTAATGGTAGTGATATTAGCGGCTTTCATGAATTACGCAGTAAAATAGCAACCTTAGGCGAAGGCCGAGACGTTAAATTAGGCATTTACCGCGACGGTAAAATAAAAACAGTTAAAGTAACCCTAGATGGCGCATCTGGCATTACCGCAACAGGCGAAGAGTTACACCCTGCTTTTCAAGGTGCCACATTAGAAAACGTTAAGAAAAATAACGTTAAAGGTATTGAAGTTAGTACGGTAGATCCGCGTTCTCCTTCAGCGCGTGTTGGCCTTGAAGAAGGTGATATTATTGTGCAAGTAAATCGCCAGCGCGTAGAAAGCATAAATGATATGAACCAAATCATTGAAAACATCAAAGGCAACATTGTATTAGGGGTAAAACGCGGTCGTGAGTCTATATTTGTACTCATTCAATAA
- a CDS encoding calcium/sodium antiporter: MVTSFVILIFGLAGLVWSADKFVYGAAALAKNFGVPTLIVGLTVVAMGSSAPEMMVSASAALAGKTDTAIGNAVGSNITNILLVLGITALLRPLSVSSSTLKREIPLVLIISLATWYIFSDNYFSYPEAIALLIGFVVFIFGLIIISLRAKNNNDPFVNEACDEVPDNVPTKKAVFWLIVGLILLPVSSHFLVGSAVDIAKFFGLSDLVIGLTIIAIGTSLPELAASVAGVLKNEDDLALGNIVGSNIFNILAVLPLAGIINPSVIDPSIANRDVLIMIAATLALIVMSLNFRGAQRINRVEGGLLLSAFLIYQGYIFSQIG; this comes from the coding sequence ATGGTTACCTCATTTGTTATTTTAATTTTTGGTCTTGCTGGCCTAGTTTGGAGCGCAGACAAGTTCGTTTATGGCGCCGCAGCACTGGCGAAAAACTTTGGCGTGCCTACTTTAATTGTCGGGTTAACCGTTGTTGCAATGGGTTCATCTGCACCTGAAATGATGGTTTCGGCTTCTGCCGCTTTAGCAGGCAAAACCGATACGGCCATAGGCAATGCCGTTGGCTCAAACATAACCAATATTTTATTAGTACTGGGTATTACCGCTTTATTGCGCCCGCTGTCTGTTTCATCAAGTACCTTAAAACGTGAAATACCTCTGGTATTAATTATTTCGTTAGCTACTTGGTATATTTTTTCAGATAACTATTTTTCATACCCAGAAGCAATTGCCTTACTTATTGGTTTTGTTGTATTTATTTTTGGACTTATTATTATTTCCCTAAGAGCTAAAAATAATAATGATCCATTTGTAAACGAGGCCTGCGATGAAGTACCCGATAACGTTCCTACTAAAAAGGCAGTATTTTGGCTAATTGTGGGCTTGATATTACTTCCTGTTAGTTCTCATTTTTTAGTTGGCTCAGCTGTCGATATTGCAAAATTCTTTGGCTTAAGTGACTTGGTAATTGGCTTAACTATTATTGCTATTGGCACCAGTTTACCAGAACTGGCAGCGTCTGTTGCAGGTGTGCTTAAAAATGAAGATGATCTAGCACTGGGTAATATTGTGGGCTCAAATATTTTTAATATTTTAGCCGTGTTACCACTTGCCGGTATTATCAACCCATCGGTAATCGACCCTTCTATTGCTAATCGTGATGTACTGATTATGATTGCAGCAACCTTGGCACTTATTGTTATGTCATTGAACTTTAGAGGCGCACAGCGTATCAATAGAGTTGAGGGTGGTTTACTGCTAAGCGCATTTTTGATTTACCAAGGTTACATTTTTAGTCAAATAGGGTAA
- the rplM gene encoding 50S ribosomal protein L13, producing MKTFVAKPETVKRDWYVVDAEGKTLGRIATEIALRLRGKHKVEYTPHVDTGDYIIVINAEKVTVTGNKFKNKVYYSHSGFPGGLKSTTFDKLQAAKPEMIIEKAVKGMLPRGPLGRAMYRKLKVYTGTEHNHAAQQPQVLDI from the coding sequence ATGAAAACGTTTGTTGCTAAACCAGAAACAGTAAAACGTGACTGGTACGTAGTTGACGCTGAAGGTAAAACTTTAGGTCGCATCGCTACTGAAATCGCTCTCCGCCTACGCGGTAAGCATAAAGTTGAATATACACCGCACGTAGATACTGGTGATTATATCATCGTTATCAACGCTGAAAAAGTTACTGTAACTGGTAACAAATTCAAAAACAAAGTGTACTATTCACACTCTGGTTTTCCAGGTGGTCTTAAGTCTACTACTTTTGATAAACTTCAAGCTGCAAAGCCTGAAATGATCATCGAAAAAGCTGTTAAAGGCATGTTGCCACGTGGTCCTTTAGGCCGCGCTATGTACCGTAAACTTAAAGTTTACACAGGTACTGAGCATAACCATGCTGCACAACAGCCTCAGGTTCTAGACATTTAA
- the murA gene encoding UDP-N-acetylglucosamine 1-carboxyvinyltransferase — MDQFVIQGGTSLAGEVTISGAKNAALPILFAALLADGKSTFTNVPRLRDIVTTEALLKTLGASVNWQGDTLVIDGATVDKTLAPYDLVKQMRASVLTLGPLVARFGEAQVSLPGGCAIGARPVDIHIQGLERMGAQINVENGYINAKVNGRLKGAEIFMEMVSVGATENLLMAATLADGKTVLENAACEPEITDLANCLIAMGAKITGAGTNRIEIEGVERLAGCEHRILPDRIETGTFLVAAAMAGGEVLCKMTDFHSLEPVIEKLRATNALLEIHDNSIYLDMRGRELKAVNIKTAPHPGFPTDMQAQFTALNVVANGSATITETIFENRFMHVPELQRMGANIRLEGNTAICGDTKTLSGAQVMATDLRASASLILTGIVAQGETIVDRIYHVDRGYERIEDKLSALGANIKRRSS; from the coding sequence ATGGATCAATTTGTAATTCAAGGTGGCACTTCGCTTGCGGGTGAAGTTACTATCTCTGGCGCTAAAAATGCGGCACTCCCTATTTTATTTGCCGCACTATTAGCCGATGGCAAAAGTACGTTTACGAATGTACCGCGCTTGCGTGATATAGTTACCACCGAAGCGTTATTAAAAACCTTAGGTGCGAGTGTTAATTGGCAAGGCGACACGCTTGTGATTGACGGCGCAACAGTGGATAAAACACTCGCTCCGTATGATCTAGTTAAGCAAATGCGTGCATCGGTACTGACACTTGGGCCTTTAGTGGCGCGTTTTGGTGAAGCACAAGTGTCACTCCCTGGTGGCTGCGCTATTGGGGCTCGACCTGTGGATATTCATATTCAAGGTTTAGAGCGCATGGGCGCACAAATCAACGTAGAAAACGGCTATATTAATGCCAAAGTAAATGGTCGCTTAAAAGGCGCTGAAATCTTTATGGAGATGGTTAGCGTTGGGGCTACTGAAAACCTATTGATGGCCGCGACCTTAGCCGATGGCAAAACTGTGCTTGAAAATGCAGCTTGTGAGCCAGAAATAACAGACTTGGCTAATTGCTTAATTGCTATGGGCGCTAAAATTACGGGTGCGGGTACAAACCGTATTGAAATTGAAGGCGTTGAGCGTTTAGCGGGTTGTGAGCACCGTATTTTACCGGATCGTATTGAAACAGGTACTTTTTTAGTGGCTGCAGCTATGGCTGGTGGCGAAGTGCTGTGTAAAATGACCGACTTTCATTCACTTGAGCCGGTAATTGAAAAGCTACGTGCAACCAATGCATTGTTAGAAATACATGACAACAGTATTTATTTAGATATGCGCGGCAGAGAATTAAAAGCCGTTAATATTAAAACAGCTCCTCACCCTGGTTTTCCTACCGACATGCAGGCGCAGTTTACTGCATTAAATGTAGTTGCTAATGGTAGTGCCACCATTACCGAAACTATTTTTGAAAACCGCTTTATGCATGTGCCTGAGCTACAACGTATGGGCGCAAATATTCGCTTAGAAGGCAATACAGCTATTTGTGGTGATACAAAAACTCTTAGCGGTGCCCAAGTTATGGCAACCGACCTGCGTGCATCAGCCAGTTTAATTTTAACCGGTATAGTGGCACAAGGTGAAACGATAGTTGATCGTATTTATCATGTTGATAGAGGTTACGAGCGCATTGAAGATAAGCTCAGCGCGCTAGGTGCTAATATTAAACGTAGAAGTAGTTAA